TGTACGCGGTCGTCGGGTTGGTTCGCTCCAGCGAGGCCGGTGTGCGGACGACGCCAGCCGACTAATCGACCCGCGAAGCGAACGCGAAGTTCGGTTTCACGTCCTCGATCTCGATCTCGACGTGATCGCCGACGCTTGCCCCCGAGACGAAGACGGTGAAACCGTCGACCTTGGCGATCCCGTCGCCCTCGCTGCCTTCGTCTTCGATCTCGACGGTCCGGACCTCTCCCTCCTCGACCGGCGCGGTCAGGAACCCCTTGGCGATGAGGTAGATCTCCGAGGACTCCTTGCGCGAGGCCTTCGGGGAGGTCGTACGGACGTACTCGAATTCGGCTTCCATATCGGTTCTGAGCGCGTCGACGTCCCTCCCCTCGAAGACCTTCACGACGAAGTCCCCGCCCGGGGTCAGCAACTCACAAGCGGTGTCGAACGCCTGTCGGGCGAGGTGGACCGAGCGAGCCTGATCCAGCGAGTACTCGCCGGACATGTTCGGGGCCATGTCCGAGAGGACCGCGTCGGCCTCACCGATCCGCTCGGTGATCTCCTTCCTCGTGTCCTCGTCGGTCATGTCGCCCTTGATCGTCTCGACGCCCTCTAACGAGCTGATCCGCTGGAGGTCGACGCCGATCACTTTCCCCGTACCGACGCGCTCTTTTGCGATCTGAAGCCAACCGCCGGGTGCGGCACCTAGGTCGACGACGCGGTCCCCGTGGGAGAGGACGTTCTCCATCTCGTCGAGCTGCTCGAGCTTGTACGCCGAACGTGAGCGATACCCCTGCTGTTTCGCCTTGTTGTAGTACTCGTCCTTTCCGGACATTCGATTATCGGTGCATAGGGTGCCGAGCGGCTTAGGGTTTCGCTGTTCGACTCACGACAAAAAACACGCACGACGCGGGTCGTCTACCCTGTGATCGAGATATCGATCTCGAAGAGTCTGGCGATCAGTTCGAGCAGCGGACCGAGGCTCTCGACCTGCAGAACGAGTTCGGGCTGGGCGGCCGCGGATCCGGCCATCGCCACCAGCATCCCCGCCGAGAGCGTAAGCATCAGAACGGCTGTCAGTGTCTTCCTCATCGTGATCAAGCTGTTGTTATTGACGGAACAACTTAAACGCTCGTAGATCTCTTATTCGTTATGTGACCGCGCCAGTAACGATTCCCTTTCAATGATGGATTCGATATCCGTGTTCTATCTCGATCGTTCGTATGGAACTATCGTTGATCGGGAAAACTGCACTTTGGGACGCGATACGGGCCATTTTCGTCCTGACCGGGAAAGGGAAGATTGATGTGAGTTTGTTTCAACTTTCACGTATGGAAAGACGGGGAGTTGTACTTGGGATACTTATCCTTTTTATGATAATTTCTGGAACGGCGTACGCACAGGTGGAGGGAAGTCCGGAATTCGAGGCATACACGCCTGACAACACGGTTGAGCCCGGCGAGGACACCTCCATCGCCGTGACGCTCGAAAACCAAGGATCGATCGATACGGACGGTGAGGACGCAGAAGAGCAGGCGGTCACCGAAGCCCGCGACGTGACCGCCGAACTCGGGACCGGCGACGCGCCGATCTCGGTTTCGACCGCCGAGACGCGCGTCGGGACGGTGCCACAGGGCCTGACTACGACCGAGAGTTTCGGCATCACGGTCGACGGTGACGCCACACCGGGTACCTACGAGGTGCCAGTCGAGTTGACCTACACCTACACGCCCGAAGTCGACGGTGACGACGAGGCCGACGAAATAACGACCACCGAGACGGTCACGACCGAAATCGTCGTCGAGGAGTCCTCGCAGTTCGCTATTGAGGGTGCAACCTCGGACGTGAACGTCGGCAGCAGCACCGAGTCGCAGATCGACATCACGAACACCGGGCCTGAGGACGCAAGCGAGGCCGTCGTCACGCTGGAGGCACCCGACACCGGTCTCGACATCACCTCACAGAGCACGGACATCTACATCGGTGACTGGGCGGCCGGCGAGACCGAGGCGATCGACTTCGTGGCCGAACTCGACGAGGACGCGCTCCCACAGGACTACACCATCTACGCGACCGTGGAGTACCTAGACGAGAACGGCAACGAGCAGACCTCCCGGCAGCTCAGAACGGGAATCCCGACGAGCGAAGGGCAGGAATTCTCCGTCGACGGTGTCGACAGCGAGCTCTGGGTCGGCGAGGACGGCCAGATGACCGGCGAGATCACGAACGACGGACCGAACACCGCTGAGAACGTCGTCGTGACGCTCGGCGATGGCGGCGGCGGTGGCGACGGCCAGCTCGGTGGCATCCTCAGTGGCATCGGGGGCGGCGATTCCTCCGTCGGACTCAGCGAGAACATCAACCCGAGGGAGACACAGTACACCGTCGGCACACTCGAATCGGGCGAGAGCGCCTCCTTCGAGTTCCCGCTTGCGGTGAGCAGCGAGGCCGAAGCCGGCACGCAGACCGTCCAGTTGAACACCCGCTATCGGAACCCCGGTGGTGACGTTCAGACCGCCGACCCGATCGATGCGACCATCGATGTTGAGGGTGAACGCGAGATCTTCGCGCTCGAGGCCGGCACCTCGGCCGACGGAAACGAAACGCTCGGCAACGCTACGTTCGATCCCGGAACGACCGACACCCTCGAGATCCGGGTGACCAACGACTACGACCAGACGCTCACGAACGTCCGCGCCCAGACGTTTGTCGACGACCCGCTCGCGATCGCCGACGGTGAAGCGTTCGTCCCCGAGATCGAACCCGGCGAGACGGAGGTGCTACGGTTCGACCTCGAGGTAACCGACGGAGCCGATCCTCAGACGTACCCCGTCGAGATGGACTTCCAGTACGACGACGAGGAGAACTCCGGCCAGCTCTCGAGCACGTATCGAGTCCCCGTGACGGTGAACGAGCCCGCTGACGACGGCCTGCCGTGGCTGCTCGTCGTCGTCGGGTTGGTGGTCGTTCTGCTCGCGCTGGCGTGGTGGTTCCGCGACGACGCCCGCGAGTGGTACAACTCCTTCGACGAGCCATAATGTCGCGGTTCGACCTCGAGGAGGCAATCGACCGGGCGAACTACTGGATCACCGAGCGCTCGGGCGTCGTCATCGCGCTGTTCTTGGTGGTGACGCTGATGTTCTCCGGCGGGCTCGGCAACATCGAACTCGACGAGGGAACACAAGGGTTCGCGGAGGACGTCCCGGCACAAGACGCCCTCGACGACGTCAACCAGCAGTTCGAACCCCCATTCCAGGACGACCAACCCTCGACTCAACTGATCCAGCGGGGCGATAACGTCCTCACGAAAGCGGAGCTGGTGCGGATGTTGACCCTGCAACAGCGCCTCGAGGAGGACCCGGAGATCCGGGTCGAATCGACGACGAGTTTCGCCCAGACCGTCGCGCTCACCCTCGATCCGACCGCCGAGACGACCGCCCAGCAGATCGACGCCGTCGAGGGCGCGACCCGCGGCGAGGTCCGCGAGGCCGTCCGGTCGGTCACGGACGAGGGGGCGGTGGCCGAGGAGCTGTTGAGCGACGATTTCAACCCGGAGAACCCCTCGGCGTCGGCGACGATCGCGACCGTTTCTCACACAGAGCGGGCGGATCCGGCCGGTAATCAGGAGCGGATCGACGCCATTGTCGACTCGGTCGGTGGGGACGTCGTCGTTTTCGGTCAGAGTGTCATCCAAAACGAGTTCGAGGCCGTGATCGGCGACTCGCTGGCGCTCGTGATTCCCGTCGTGGTCGTGTTGATCCTCGGCTTCCTGATCTTCTCCTTTCGGGACCCGTTTGACCTGCTGTTAGGGCTGGTTGCCCTCGCAATGACGATCATCTGGACGTTCGGCTTCACGGGGCTCGCAGGCATCCCCTTCTCGGAGATGCTCATCGCGGTCCCACCGCTGTTGCTGGCGATCGGGGTCGACTTCGGGATCCACGCGATCAACCGGTATCGCGAGGAGCGCACCGACGACCGTGACCCCGGCGAGGCGATGGCGATCGCGACCCACCAGCTTCTGGTCGCCTTCTTCATCGTCGCCGGAACGACTGTGATCGGGTTCGGTGCGAACCTCATCAGCGACCTGGGACCTATTCGAGAGTTCGGGCTCGTCGCGAGCGTCGGCGTGCTGTTTGCCTTTCTGATCTTCGGCGTGTTCATGCCCGCCGCGAAGGTCGCGATGGATCGCGCCCGCGAGAACCGCCCGATCCCCGAATTCGGCACGTCGCCGCTCGGCTCGGAGGGGTCGCTTCTCGGGCGGATCCTCCCGCTGGGGGCCGTCGTCGGCCGCAAGGCCCCGATCGCGATTCTGGTGGTGGCGCTCTTAGTGAGCGTCGGCGGTGGCCTCTCGGCGACGACGGTCGATACGACCTTCGATAACGAGGACTTCCTACCCGCCGACGACCAGCCGGTGTACTTCGAGTACCTCCCCGAGGGGATCCAACCGCAAGAGTACACCATCTCCGGGACGCTCAACTACCTCCAGAACAACTTCGCGAGCGGCAACGACGACCAGGTGACGGTCTACGTCGAGGGGCCCTTGCGCCAGGACTACGCCCTCGAATCGATCCATCGCGCGAACCAGGACCCGCCGCCGTCGTTCGTGACCGAGGAGGGCGCGGCCCAGCCCCAGAGCATCATCTCCGTCATCGAAACCCGGGCCGAGAACGACCCTGAATTCGCCGCGCTCGTCGAGCGAAACGACCTGAACGACAACGGCGTCCCCGACCGGAACCTCGGGGCGATCTACGACGCGTTGCTCGCCTCCGAGTCGGGCGATCAGGCCCGCCAGTATCTCACCGAGGACCAGCACAGTACCCGATTGGTCTACTCGGTCGAGGCCGGCACCTCTGGCGGCGAGGTCACCGAGGACACCAACGAACTGGTCGACGACTACCGCTTGGAGGGAACCGCGACCGGACAGACGGTCGTGTTCCAGGAGGTCTCGACGCTCATCCTCCAGTCGGCCATCGAGTCGCTAGTCCTCGCGCTGGTGTTCACCGGGGTGTTCCTGCTGGCCATCTACTACTCGCTCGAACGACGGATCGCCCTCGGGATCGCGAACCTCGTCCCGATCGTCGTCAGCGTCGCCGTCCTCGCGGGCTCGATGCCGATCCTCGGGATCCCCTTCAACGTCCTGACGGGGACGATCCTGCCGATCTCGATCGGCGTCGGGGTCGCCTACTCGGTCCACATCACCCACCGCTTTATCGACGAGTACAACGCCACCGCCGACGCCTACGAGTCGCTGCTGATCACGCTTCGGGGAACCGGCGGCGCGCTCACCGCGAGCATGCTGACCACCCTCGGTGGGGCCGGATCGCTCGTGCTCGCGATCACGCCGCTACTCGGGCAGTTCGGTCTGCTGATGTCGATCAGCGTGCTTTACTCGTACGTACTCTCGATCGTGATCCTGCCGCCGACGCTGCTCGTCTGGGCGCGCTATTTCGGCGATGACCGCGAGTCACCCGCTCGAATCCGGTGACGCGCGCACGCGCGCGAGCAGAAAGCTGCCTTTTTACGTGGGGGTTCCGTAGCCCGAGCCAAGATGTTCAATGCGATCGTGAGTGCCGACACCCTCGGAACGGCGCTCGATTCGGTGAGCGCGCTGGTCGAGGAGTGTACGATTCACTTAAATGAGGACGGGCTGGCGATCCGGGCTGTCGACCCCGCGAACGTCGGTATGGTCGATCTTTCCCTCGATAAGAGTGCTTTCGAATCCTACGAGGCCGATGGCGGGAAGATCGGCGTCAACCTCTCTCGTCTGCTGGACACCATCGGAATGGCCGATTCGGGCCAGTTAGTCCACCTCGAACTCGACGAGGAAACGCGCAAACTCCACATCCAACTCGACGGATTGGAGTACACCCTCGCGCTGATCGATCCCGATTCGATCCGTCAGGAGCCCGATATCCCGGATCTCGATCTCCCGGCAACGATCGTCGTCGAGGGCCGGGACATCAACCGTGCGGTGAAGGCCGCCGACATGGTGAGCGACCACATCGCGCTGGGTGTCGACGAGGCGGACTCGGTCTTTTACATCGAGGCCGAGGGCGACACCGACAACGTCGATCTACGCCTTGACGAGGCCGATCTGATCGATCTCACGCCGGGCCCTGCCCACTCACTCTTTAGCCTCGACTATCTCAAGGACATGGACAAGGCCATCCCGAAAGACGGCGAGGTCACCATCGAACTCGGCGAGGAGTTCCCCGTCAAACTCCACTTCGAGATCGCGGAGGGCGAAGGACAGGTCACCTACATGCTCGCGCCGCGCATCCAGAGCGACTGATCGGATTATAGCGATCTCTCGTAGCGGTACTCTCGATACGTCTCGTCTCCCAACTCCACTATCTGTTCACCGACCCGCTCGAATCCCCGCTTTTCGTAGAACCCGATTCCGACCTCGTTTCCGGCGAGCACAGACAGCGCGAGTCGGTCGAAGCCTTCGAGCCCCGTTCCGGCCGCGACGAGTAACCGACCGCCGATCCCCTCGCCCCACCGCTCGGGTCGGACGTAGATCCTGAAGAGTTCGGCGACGCGCCCGTTTTCGGGGTTTGGACCGAGATGGGCGAACCCGACCACGTCGTTTCCAGAGACGCGAACGACGTGATCCGAGTGACCCATCACATCACGTAGTCCGGTGGGGTCGTACCACTCATCGACAGTCGACGCTACTACCTCTTCGCCGAGTAGGTCGTCGTAGGCAGCGTGCCAGCTGGCACGGGCCGTGTCCCGAATCGCCTCGGCGTCCGACGGATCGGCGGGCCGGATCTCGACCATACCGTTCGATCCCGGCGGTCGTATATAACTACGGGCGTTCACACAGACTTATTCACCCGGCGGCCATAGCCGTGCGCGGATGAAGGCGCTTCACGCTCGCTACCCGTTTCTCGCCGCCTCCCGAGGGGCGGTCGAGGAGGCTGACGTCGATCTCGTCGGGCTGGTCCACGAGGACGGACCCGTCGTCGAGCGGGCCGTCGAGCGGGTGACGGGTGCGCTCCGCAACGGCTCTATCGGCGATGCCCACCCCAGAACGCGGGTCGAATTGCTCTCGTATCCCGTCGCGCGCGTGCTCGTCTCGCTGGTTGACGAGCGGATCTGTACGCGGAAGTACGCCCACGCGGAAGCGACCCGTGCGATCTCGCTGTTCAGCGCCGCCCGAAACGACACGACCGAACTCGCGAGCGCCCGAACCGAGCGACTCTCGCTTTCGGATCTCCTCACCGAGTTCGATCTGATGGCGGCGATCCGCGAGGACGAGGAAGGGTATCGCGTCGCCGTCGGGACCTACCTCCAGCTCGTCTCTGATCTCTGGGGCGACGAGTGGCGGCTGGTCAACCGAACGCTCGCAGACGGCGACGTGGTTATCGCGAGCGAGGAGCTCTACAGCCTGCTCGAGGAGGCGATCAGCCAGCGGGTTTCGGATGGGTTGCCCCTCGCGGTCCCTGAGGAGATCGCCGCCCCCCTTGAAGACCGGGTCGAGACGGTTCGTGAGGTGCTCGCCGACCTGGATCTCACCCGCGAGATCGACACCGTTGTCCCCGAGCGGTTCCCGCCGTGCATGCAGGCGCTGCTCGACTCGATCCAGAAGGGCGAACACCTGGGTCATCACTCCCGCTTTGCGATCACCGCGTTTCTCGCGAGCATCGGGATGGACACCGACGAGATCATCGACCTCTACATGGTCAATTCGAGTTTCGGCGAGGAGATGACGCGGTACCAGACCGATCACATCCGCGGGGAGACGAGCCCGACGGAGTACTCCCCCCCGAGCTGTGCGACCATGCAGTCCTATGGCGATTGTGTGAACAAAGACGAGATCTGCGAGGACGAGATCAACGAGTCCCACCCGCTGAACTACTACGAGTTCCAGCTAGAGCAGGCCGACGAGGACGAACTGGTCGACGTTCGGGAGGACGAAGAGGCGGCTACTCCTGATTGAGGTAGTACGCGAGGCCGATCCCGACGGCGGACATGAGGATGATGAACGCGGTGATCGCGCCGACGAAGACCACCCCGCCGTCGGCCGAGAGGCCGCCCTGGTTGTACGTAGTGCCGATCCCGATCAGCACCGCGACGAACAGCCCCACCGCGCCCACGGAGACGACGATTTCGGCGATCGTCCCCCTGTCTACGTCCATAGCGTGGCGTTTCCGTCCCCGAACTAAAAGCACTTCGAAGCGATTTGGTCACTCCCATTTCGTGTGGAAGACTTACGTTCTTCGGGCTCCTACTGGTATTCGTAGCGATTCGGGAGTTCCACCGGAACTCCCGGTGATTCCATGACGCAAGCCAGAAACACACCAGCGTCACTGCCGTCCAGTGAACTCGACCTCGACCAGCGCTCGATCCGCGCGCGAACCGATCCCATGACCGTCGAAGCGCTCGGCGATTCGCTCTACGAGGTCGACACCGACCACGATACGAGCTACCTCGTCGATCTGCACGATCGGCGCTGTAGCTGTCCCGATCACGCCTTTCGGGGTGTGCGCTGTAAACACCTCCGACGGGTCGCCATCGAGATCACCGAGGGGCGGACGCCGCCACCGGGTCAGCTCGCCGTCGACTGTGCCGCCTGTGAGGAGGAGCTGTTCGTTCCCGAGGCGAGTGCCGACCGCCCGCAGTACTGTGTGGCCCACCGCCTCGAACCGGGTGCGTTCGTTCGCGACAGGGAAACGGGCGACCGGCTGCTCGTCGTGAGCGTCTCGAATCGACGGGCCGATAGGACGAATGTGGGACAATCGGCCTACAGCGTCGCGACCTACCCGAACAACCGCTCGTACGACCCTGCCGATCGGGTCGTCGGTGCGGTCTACTCACAGTCGGTCTCGATGACCGACTCGGGGCCCGATCCCGATTCGCTTCGAGTGTACACGTTCCCGCGTTCGCGCCTCGAACGCGTTTCGCGGAGCGACTAGTCGAACATTCCGGCGGCCTCTTCGGCCGACAGCGTTCCCTGTTCGACCGCGGTTAGGACTCGCTCGACGTCCGCATCGCTCCCGTCGGTCTCGGCGAGCTCGGCAAGGGTCTCGCCCGTCTCGAGTGCGGTCTCCTTTTTCACTCTGTAGTTACCGCCGTCGGTCCGGTAGACATCGCCGGGATGGAAGAAGTACCAGTCCTCACGATCGAAGCGCACCCCGATCTTCGGGCGGGCACCGAAGTTCCGCGAGAAATACACCAGCGCTTCGACCTCCTCACCGGTGAGATAGATCGGCTTTCCCGAACTCGATTTGGCCTCGATGGCGTAGAAGGCCTCGCCGTTGCCCGCGAGGACGTCGGGTAGCTCGCGCTGGGTCGCCCCGCCGCTGGCGGGTGCGCGCATCACTGCGAAGCCGGCCTCGTCGAGCCGGTTGACCAGCTCGCGTTCCCGACGGTTCCCTTTCCGGTTTGCCATCTCCGTCCGTCGGTTTCGGCCGCTCGCATATAAGGAGTCCCGTTGGCTACCGTCCGAGTCGTTGGAGCACCCCCATGATACCCTCGTAGACGTCCTCATCGAGGTCCGCGTCGTAGCCGATCGCGGGTCGGTCGTCGGTGATACTTCCGGCGTTCTCGACGGTCAGCGTGGTCGTTTCCTCGCCGACCGAGAGCTCGTACTCGCCCGCCTCGACGACCTTCGGCAGGATCCCCGGTACGTCGCCGGGGACGACCTCCACCGCCGAGAGGTCGAGGTCGACCTCGACGGTGCTCGACTCGCCCGCGGCGAGCGACACCCGCTCGTAACCCAGCAGCCGGCGGTCGGGCTGAAGCACCGATCCATAGGATTGGGTGTTGTAGACCTCGACGATATGCTCGCCGGCCTCATCGCCCGTGTTCTCGACGCCGACGCTGGCCGTCACCGTTGGCGTGCTCGCGGGGTCTGAGACCGATCCCGGCGAGACAGAGAGGCCCGAGTACTCGAAGTCGGTATAGGAGAGCCCATGGCCGAAGGCGTACAGCGGCTCGTGCGGTTCCGCGAGGGCGCTGTCGCCGAGCGGCGGGTAGGCGTCGTAGTTGTTGGGCACCTTCCCGACGTTCTCGGGCCAGTTGAACGCCAGCTTGCCCGAGGGGTTGTTCTCGCCGAGTAGCGTCTCCGCGACCGCATGGCCACCGTCGCTGCCGGGCTGGCCGGCGAAGACGACGGCATCGAGCGAGTCGAACGTCTCCGTACCTCCGCGTGGACTGCCCGCGAGGATCAGGCCGATCACGGGCGTGTCGGGTGCCTCCTCCTCGATGGCCGCCACGAGTTCGCGCTGTGCGGGGTCGAGTTCGAGTTTGTCGCGGTCGCCGAAGTCCTCGTTGTGAGGTCCCTCGCCGAGAACGACGACGACGGCGTCCGCGGAGCCGGCGGCTTCCCGAACGTCGCTCTCCTGCTCGTCGGTGAGGTCGAAATCGCCGTTCGGGTCTGACGTATCGGGGCTGTAGGGCTGGGCCCGGAAGTCCGTCGGGACGTGAGTGAGCTCTCCGTTGAACGCGTCGTCCATCGCCTCGGTGATCGTCTCGCCGCGCGGTCGGGGCCCGCCCTCGCTCGGGGCACCCTCCTGGATACCTTGCCAGCCGAGCGTCCAGGCGCCGTATCGCATCAGGAACCGGTTTTCGAGGTCGAGATCCGGATCGTAGCCCGGACCGGTCAGAAGGACGTCCTCGCTCCCCGAAAGCGGGAGTGCGTCGTCGTTCTTCAACAGCACCAGCGACTCGCGTGCGAGCTGCTCGGATTCTTCCTGGCCGCCGCCGAGTACCGAGTCGATCTCCGATTCGTCGACGGTCGGCTCCTCGAACAGGCCCAGATCCGCCTTGAGTTCGAGGATCCGTCGGACCGACTCGTCGATACACTCCATCGAGACCTCGCCGTCCTCGACGAGGCTCACGGTCGTCTCGATGAACGCGGCCGGACCGGGCGCCTCGCCACCGTTGCCGATCATGTACATGTCGACGCCAGCGTTGAGCCCCTCTTTGACTGCGCGTCGGAAGCTGTCGGTGTAGTCGTGGTTGACGAGCATCCGGTAGAAGTCGTCGTAATCGGAGATCACGACGCCCTCGAAGTCGTAGCGCTCCCGGAGCATCTGGGTCAGCAGCCACTCGGAGGCGTGGGCGGGCTTGCCGTTGAGCGCCCCGCTGTTGACCATCACGGTGGCAGGTTCGGCCTCCAGTGCCCGCCGGTAGGGCGGGAGAACGTTCGTCCGCAGATCACGCATCGAGGTCCGGGCGTGGGCCCGGTCGTTGCCGTTCTCGGGGATCGAGTACGCCCCGAAGTGCTTGACCGTCGAACAGAGCCGGTCGTTGCTCTCCAAGCCCCGTACCCGGGCCTTCGAGACCTCGCCCAGGTAGGTGGCATCCTCGCTGATCCCCTCGTAGAACCGTCCCCACCGCGGGTCACGCTGGAGGTCGGTCGTCGGTGCGAACGTCCAGTGGGCGCCCATCGCCGCGGTCGCGTCCGAGGTGTGGCGCTCGGCGGCCTCGATCAGATCGATGTTCCGGGTCGAGCCCATGTTGATGCGCTGGGGAAATGCGGTCGAGCCCGCGAGCAGTGTATTGCCGTGAAGCGCGTCGACGCCCCAGAGGAACGGAATACCGTGCTCCGAGTGTTCGAGGTTGTACTCCTGGAGCGCGTTGATTCCCTCGACGGTCTCTTGGGCGTCGAACGTCGGCGGCGACGCCCCACCCGAGAGGACCGACCCGAGTTCGAGTTCGGAGAAGTACTCCCCGAGCGTCTCGACCCCGAAGCTATCGGGGATCTCCGTGGACTCGGGATCGAACGTCCCGAGGTCGACCTGCGTCATCTGGCCGACCTTTTGTTCGAGCGTGAGATCCTCGAGAAACGCGTCGACGTCGGTTTCTTCCTCTCGGTCCTTCGAGGTGGCACTTACCGCTCCCGTCCCGACCCCTGCACTCGCCGTCGCCGCACCCGTCGCCTTCAGAAAAGTTCGCCGAGAAGTGTTCGCTTTTCGCTTCATACCGTCATCCGTGGAGCCGTCTACCATTGCGTGATACACCACGGATATAGATTATAATAGTTTTTCTATATTTGAGTTATTCTTTACTAACGGACCACTAATTCGAGACTGGTTCGGAACCCATCGAAGCCAGCGAAGCCGAATAGGTATGGAAGAGGCAGTATGCGTCGGAACGGGCCCACGTCAATCTCCTCGCCTGTTCACGTCGTTCCCCTCCCCTCTCTTCCATTCGGGTGGGGCCGAAAAAGGTAGATACGACGGGTCGTGCAGTGTTACTCGGTCGATTTCTCCGCTCCCTTCGCCTGTGCGAGGTGCGTGAGCGTGCCGATCCCGAGTCCGCCGACGACGTTCCCGGCCGTGACGATGCTCGTCGTGACGAGGAACGCGCCGATGCCGATCTCGGCTCCGAACAGGAGTCCCAAGAGGACGTGCAGCATCGTCACGATGACGTGATCGAACGGCCCCAGCGCTAACAGGAATCCGACGACGTACGCTATACTGGCTCGCGTCCCGACGCTGTCGGCGGCCGCGAGCAGAAACGACAGCAGCGTCACCAAAACGCCGCCCGCGACGGAGTCCGCGAACTCCGCCATCGGTCTCCGGGCAACGATCTCGGTGGCCGTCGTGCGCAACGCATGGCCGGTTCCCGGGGGTAACGCGCCGTCGACCGAGAACACGAGTGCCATCAATGCGCCGCCGACGAGGTTGAGGACGAACGTGACGCCCCACAAACGGGCGAGCGACGGCACCATCCACGTGTCTGACCGGTCGAACGCGGCGGCGAGCGGGTCGAAGAAGTTCTCCGTGAACAGCTCCGCGCGGCCGACGATGAGGAACACGATGGCTGGGCCGAACGCGAGCGCACCCGCGATCTTGGAGAGTTCGCCGAACTGAGGTTCGACGACCGCGTGGACGATACCTAGCGCGACGGTTCCGAAGACCACAGTGAAGCCGGCGATGAAGCTCGTGGCGACCAGTTCGAGCATCGACTGATCAAGGCGCCGTTCACCCTCTTCCACCGCTCGCTGGAAGATCTCGCTCGGGCTAGGAGCAACTGCCATCGAGAGCGATACACAATGTGGCCGGAAGAACTCGTGGCCTGCTTATGCGTGGCAGGTCGTGCCGGGTTATGTCCCGTGTTCCCAGCTACCCATGTACTCGCGCTGTTCGTCGGTCAGCGAGTCGAACTTGACGCCTTTCGCGGCGAGTTTGATCTCCGCGATCTCCTCGTCGAGCTCGTCGGGCACGTCGTGGACGCCCGCCGAATACCCCCCACTCTCGACGAGTTCGCGCACGCAGGCCGCCTGCACGCCGAAGGACTGGTCCATCACTTCGACGGGGTGACCCAGCGCGATCGGCGCGGCGAGGTTCACCAAGCGACCTTCGGCGATCACGTTCAACCGTCGGCCGTCGGCCATCTCGTAGGCCTCGACGCCGTCGCGGGCCTCGTAGTGATCTGTGGCGAGCTCTGCGAGCGCTTCGAGGTCGATCTCGATGTCGAAGTGGCCCGCGTTCGCGAGCAGGACGCCGTCCTGCATGGCCTCGAAATGCTCGCGAACGATGACGTCGCGGTTGCCCGTCGTGGTGAGGAAGACGTCGCCGACCTCCGCCGCTTCCGACATGGGCATCACGTCGT
This is a stretch of genomic DNA from Halalkalicoccus subterraneus. It encodes these proteins:
- the priL gene encoding DNA primase regulatory subunit PriL; this encodes MKALHARYPFLAASRGAVEEADVDLVGLVHEDGPVVERAVERVTGALRNGSIGDAHPRTRVELLSYPVARVLVSLVDERICTRKYAHAEATRAISLFSAARNDTTELASARTERLSLSDLLTEFDLMAAIREDEEGYRVAVGTYLQLVSDLWGDEWRLVNRTLADGDVVIASEELYSLLEEAISQRVSDGLPLAVPEEIAAPLEDRVETVREVLADLDLTREIDTVVPERFPPCMQALLDSIQKGEHLGHHSRFAITAFLASIGMDTDEIIDLYMVNSSFGEEMTRYQTDHIRGETSPTEYSPPSCATMQSYGDCVNKDEICEDEINESHPLNYYEFQLEQADEDELVDVREDEEAATPD
- a CDS encoding DUF7472 family protein is translated as MDVDRGTIAEIVVSVGAVGLFVAVLIGIGTTYNQGGLSADGGVVFVGAITAFIILMSAVGIGLAYYLNQE
- a CDS encoding SWIM zinc finger family protein — protein: MTQARNTPASLPSSELDLDQRSIRARTDPMTVEALGDSLYEVDTDHDTSYLVDLHDRRCSCPDHAFRGVRCKHLRRVAIEITEGRTPPPGQLAVDCAACEEELFVPEASADRPQYCVAHRLEPGAFVRDRETGDRLLVVSVSNRRADRTNVGQSAYSVATYPNNRSYDPADRVVGAVYSQSVSMTDSGPDPDSLRVYTFPRSRLERVSRSD
- the hjc gene encoding Holliday junction resolvase Hjc, translated to MANRKGNRRERELVNRLDEAGFAVMRAPASGGATQRELPDVLAGNGEAFYAIEAKSSSGKPIYLTGEEVEALVYFSRNFGARPKIGVRFDREDWYFFHPGDVYRTDGGNYRVKKETALETGETLAELAETDGSDADVERVLTAVEQGTLSAEEAAGMFD
- a CDS encoding glycoside hydrolase family 3 N-terminal domain-containing protein; amino-acid sequence: MVDGSTDDGMKRKANTSRRTFLKATGAATASAGVGTGAVSATSKDREEETDVDAFLEDLTLEQKVGQMTQVDLGTFDPESTEIPDSFGVETLGEYFSELELGSVLSGGASPPTFDAQETVEGINALQEYNLEHSEHGIPFLWGVDALHGNTLLAGSTAFPQRINMGSTRNIDLIEAAERHTSDATAAMGAHWTFAPTTDLQRDPRWGRFYEGISEDATYLGEVSKARVRGLESNDRLCSTVKHFGAYSIPENGNDRAHARTSMRDLRTNVLPPYRRALEAEPATVMVNSGALNGKPAHASEWLLTQMLRERYDFEGVVISDYDDFYRMLVNHDYTDSFRRAVKEGLNAGVDMYMIGNGGEAPGPAAFIETTVSLVEDGEVSMECIDESVRRILELKADLGLFEEPTVDESEIDSVLGGGQEESEQLARESLVLLKNDDALPLSGSEDVLLTGPGYDPDLDLENRFLMRYGAWTLGWQGIQEGAPSEGGPRPRGETITEAMDDAFNGELTHVPTDFRAQPYSPDTSDPNGDFDLTDEQESDVREAAGSADAVVVVLGEGPHNEDFGDRDKLELDPAQRELVAAIEEEAPDTPVIGLILAGSPRGGTETFDSLDAVVFAGQPGSDGGHAVAETLLGENNPSGKLAFNWPENVGKVPNNYDAYPPLGDSALAEPHEPLYAFGHGLSYTDFEYSGLSVSPGSVSDPASTPTVTASVGVENTGDEAGEHIVEVYNTQSYGSVLQPDRRLLGYERVSLAAGESSTVEVDLDLSAVEVVPGDVPGILPKVVEAGEYELSVGEETTTLTVENAGSITDDRPAIGYDADLDEDVYEGIMGVLQRLGR
- a CDS encoding formate/nitrite transporter family protein; this encodes MAVAPSPSEIFQRAVEEGERRLDQSMLELVATSFIAGFTVVFGTVALGIVHAVVEPQFGELSKIAGALAFGPAIVFLIVGRAELFTENFFDPLAAAFDRSDTWMVPSLARLWGVTFVLNLVGGALMALVFSVDGALPPGTGHALRTTATEIVARRPMAEFADSVAGGVLVTLLSFLLAAADSVGTRASIAYVVGFLLALGPFDHVIVTMLHVLLGLLFGAEIGIGAFLVTTSIVTAGNVVGGLGIGTLTHLAQAKGAEKSTE